The Streptomyces luteogriseus genome includes a window with the following:
- a CDS encoding ADP-ribosylglycohydrolase family protein — protein sequence MTTLVHKQAATGALTGLALGDALGFPTEFDDVPSILAKVGPWREMELPKRAVVSDDTQMTLALGRAVRTAMDRGVLAPLRLARPLREEFVNWYQSPENDRAPGRTCMKACHLLKDESRPWQDASQIESKGCGANMRVAPLGLVAGLSDEQRAGAAQLQSALTHGHPTALAASDLTAHAVRLLAQGAEPTGLIGLLRSYALENRSQYHERWLGDLWRRAGDPSPGQFIARGWDECLEILERLQRAVRTVSPETDPCLATGEGWIAEEALATGLLCFLLFVDEPVTALRRAACTAGDSDSIACLTGAFAGAHLGAEAWPTAWADRVEYRTDLLTLGALWDA from the coding sequence ATGACCACGCTCGTCCACAAGCAGGCCGCCACCGGAGCGCTCACGGGTCTCGCGCTCGGGGATGCGCTGGGCTTTCCGACCGAGTTCGACGACGTCCCCTCGATCCTCGCCAAGGTCGGGCCCTGGCGGGAGATGGAGCTGCCGAAGCGCGCCGTCGTCTCGGACGACACCCAGATGACGCTGGCGCTGGGCCGCGCGGTACGGACCGCGATGGACCGCGGGGTGCTCGCCCCGCTGCGGCTGGCCCGGCCCCTGCGGGAAGAGTTCGTGAACTGGTACCAGTCCCCGGAGAACGACCGGGCTCCCGGCCGCACCTGCATGAAGGCCTGTCACCTGCTGAAGGACGAATCCCGGCCCTGGCAGGACGCCAGTCAGATCGAATCCAAGGGCTGCGGCGCCAACATGCGCGTCGCGCCCCTGGGCCTGGTCGCCGGCCTCAGTGACGAACAGCGCGCGGGCGCGGCCCAGTTGCAGTCCGCCCTCACCCACGGGCACCCCACCGCGCTCGCCGCGTCCGACCTCACCGCACACGCCGTACGCCTGCTCGCGCAGGGCGCCGAGCCGACCGGGCTGATCGGGCTGCTCCGCTCGTACGCCCTGGAGAACCGCAGTCAGTACCACGAGCGCTGGCTCGGCGACCTGTGGCGGCGGGCCGGGGATCCGAGCCCGGGGCAGTTCATCGCGCGCGGCTGGGACGAGTGCCTGGAGATCCTCGAGCGGCTCCAGCGCGCTGTGCGCACCGTCTCGCCGGAGACCGACCCCTGTCTGGCCACCGGCGAGGGCTGGATCGCCGAGGAGGCCCTCGCGACGGGGCTGCTGTGCTTCCTGCTCTTCGTCGACGAACCGGTGACGGCCCTGCGCCGCGCCGCCTGCACCGCCGGCGACTCGGACTCGATCGCCTGCCTGACGGGCGCCTTCGCGGGCGCCCACCTGGGCGCTGAGGCCTGGCCCACCGCATGGGCCGACCGCGTCGAGTACCGGACCGATCTGCTCACTCTCGGGGCGCTGTGGGACGCGTGA
- a CDS encoding Rieske (2Fe-2S) protein, producing MTHETTRRTVLLATGATGAAALVTACGGGGDDSGSASSQSPTGDGATSGAAGQVLAGLDEIPVGGGKIFTDEKVVVTQPEQGRFKAFSAICTHQRCTVSTVSDGTINCPCHGSKFKIADGAVAHGPATQPLPAEQITVEGNSIRLA from the coding sequence ATGACCCACGAGACCACGCGCCGCACGGTTCTCCTCGCGACGGGCGCGACCGGCGCGGCCGCACTCGTCACGGCCTGCGGCGGGGGTGGCGACGACAGCGGCTCCGCGTCGTCGCAGTCCCCCACCGGCGACGGCGCGACGAGCGGGGCCGCCGGTCAGGTCCTGGCCGGCCTCGACGAGATCCCGGTGGGCGGCGGCAAGATCTTCACGGACGAGAAGGTCGTGGTGACCCAGCCGGAGCAGGGCCGGTTCAAGGCCTTCTCGGCGATCTGCACCCACCAGCGCTGCACCGTGTCCACCGTCTCCGACGGCACGATCAACTGCCCCTGCCACGGCAGCAAGTTCAAGATCGCCGACGGCGCGGTGGCCCACGGCCCGGCGACCCAGCCCCTGCCCGCGGAGCAGATCACCGTGGAGGGGAACTCGATCCGCCTGGCCTGA
- the aroH gene encoding chorismate mutase: MAVRAVRGAVQLERDEARHMDEQVGALLTEILERNDLAADDLISIWFTATPDLHSDFPAAAARKLGIVDVPLICAQELDIDGAMPRVVRVLAHIESDRPRADIAHVYLGAAAALRKDIAQ; encoded by the coding sequence GTGGCGGTACGAGCGGTCCGGGGCGCCGTCCAACTCGAACGGGACGAGGCCAGGCACATGGACGAGCAGGTCGGAGCCCTGCTCACGGAGATCCTCGAGCGCAACGATCTCGCCGCAGACGACCTGATCAGCATCTGGTTCACGGCCACGCCCGACCTGCACAGCGACTTCCCGGCCGCCGCCGCCCGCAAGCTGGGCATCGTCGACGTGCCCCTCATCTGCGCCCAGGAGCTGGACATCGACGGCGCCATGCCGCGTGTCGTCCGGGTCCTCGCGCACATCGAGTCCGACCGGCCCCGGGCCGACATCGCCCATGTCTACCTCGGCGCCGCGGCCGCCCTGCGCAAGGACATCGCCCAGTGA
- a CDS encoding prephenate dehydrogenase, with protein MRTALVIGTGLIGTSAALALSQRGVTVHLADPDPEQARTAAALGAGTDEVPDGPVDLVIVAAPPAHVADVLTDAIRRGAGRGYLDVASVKGGPRRELEARGLDLSAYIGSHPMSGREKSGPLAATGDLFEGRPWVLTPTRDTDTEVLNLALELVSHCRAVPVVMDADAHDRAVALVSHMPHLVSSLVAARLEHAEEAAVRLCGQGIRDVTRIAASDPRMWIDILSANPAPVADLLTDVAADLEETVRALRALQSSDDHKRREGTDGIEDVLRRGNAGQVRVPGKHGSAPRAYEVVAVLIDDQPGQLARIFADAGLAGVNIEDVRIEHATGQQAGLVQLMVEPKAAPVLSAALRERGWAIRQ; from the coding sequence GTGAGGACCGCGCTCGTCATCGGCACCGGCCTGATCGGGACGTCCGCCGCCCTGGCCCTGTCCCAGCGGGGCGTCACCGTGCACCTCGCCGACCCGGACCCGGAGCAGGCCCGTACGGCGGCCGCGCTCGGCGCCGGCACGGACGAGGTGCCGGACGGGCCCGTCGACCTCGTGATCGTCGCCGCCCCGCCCGCACACGTGGCGGACGTGCTCACCGACGCCATCCGCCGGGGTGCGGGACGCGGCTACCTCGACGTCGCCAGCGTGAAGGGCGGGCCGCGCCGTGAGCTGGAGGCACGCGGCCTCGACCTGTCCGCGTACATCGGCTCGCACCCCATGTCGGGCCGGGAGAAGTCCGGCCCGCTGGCCGCGACCGGGGATCTCTTCGAGGGCCGCCCCTGGGTGCTGACCCCGACCCGGGACACCGACACCGAGGTGCTGAACCTCGCCCTCGAGCTGGTCTCGCACTGCCGGGCCGTGCCGGTCGTCATGGACGCCGACGCCCACGACCGTGCCGTCGCCCTCGTCTCCCACATGCCCCATCTGGTCTCCAGCCTGGTCGCCGCGCGGCTGGAGCATGCCGAGGAGGCCGCCGTACGGCTGTGCGGGCAGGGCATCCGGGACGTGACGCGGATCGCGGCCTCGGACCCGCGGATGTGGATCGACATCCTCTCCGCGAACCCCGCACCGGTCGCCGACCTGCTCACGGACGTCGCCGCGGATCTGGAGGAGACCGTGCGGGCGCTGCGGGCCCTGCAGTCCTCCGACGACCACAAGCGCCGCGAGGGCACCGACGGGATCGAGGACGTGCTGCGGCGCGGCAACGCCGGGCAGGTCCGCGTCCCCGGCAAGCACGGGTCCGCGCCCCGGGCCTACGAGGTCGTGGCCGTGCTCATCGACGACCAGCCGGGACAGCTGGCCCGGATCTTCGCCGACGCGGGCCTGGCCGGCGTCAACATCGAGGACGTGCGGATCGAGCACGCGACGGGGCAACAGGCCGGTCTGGTGCAGCTGATGGTGGAGCCGAAGGCGGCCCCGGTCCTGAGCGCCGCGCTGCGGGAACGGGGCTGGGCGATCCGGCAGTAG
- the cmk gene encoding (d)CMP kinase, whose product MIVAIDGPAGTGKSSTSKAVAAQLGLSYLDTGAQYRAITWWMVSNGIDIDDPSAIAAVAGKPEIVSGTDPEGPAITVDGVDVAGPIRTQEVSSKVSAVSAVPEVRARITELQRSIAASAEQGIVVEGRDIGTTVLPDADLKIFLTASPEARAARRSGELKGSDVHSTREALIKRDAADSSRKASPLAKADDAVEVDTTELTLAQVIECVVTLVEEKRAGK is encoded by the coding sequence GTGATTGTCGCCATCGACGGCCCCGCCGGCACCGGCAAGTCGAGCACCTCGAAGGCCGTGGCGGCCCAGCTCGGGCTGAGCTACCTGGACACCGGCGCCCAGTACCGGGCGATCACCTGGTGGATGGTGAGCAACGGCATCGACATAGACGACCCGTCCGCCATCGCCGCCGTCGCGGGCAAGCCCGAGATCGTCTCCGGTACCGACCCGGAGGGCCCGGCCATCACGGTCGACGGCGTGGACGTGGCCGGTCCGATCCGCACCCAGGAGGTCTCCTCCAAGGTCAGCGCGGTCAGCGCGGTGCCCGAGGTGCGTGCCCGGATCACCGAGCTGCAGCGCTCGATCGCCGCCTCCGCCGAGCAGGGCATCGTCGTCGAGGGCCGGGACATCGGCACGACGGTGCTCCCGGACGCCGACCTCAAGATCTTCCTCACCGCCTCCCCGGAGGCACGCGCCGCCCGCCGCAGCGGTGAGCTGAAGGGCTCCGACGTCCACTCCACCCGCGAGGCCTTGATCAAGCGGGACGCCGCCGACTCCAGCCGCAAGGCCTCGCCGCTCGCCAAGGCGGACGACGCCGTCGAGGTGGACACCACCGAGCTCACGCTGGCCCAGGTCATCGAGTGCGTCGTCACCCTCGTCGAGGAGAAGCGGGCCGGAAAGTGA
- a CDS encoding lysophospholipid acyltransferase family protein: MTELPSARGAEVGRRIGVGLMYGLWKPRVLGAWRVPASGPVIFAVNHSHNIDGPMVMGVAPRPTHFLIKKEAFIGPLDPFLLGIGQVKVDRTTTDRTAITQALGILAEGGVLGIFPEGTRGEGDFASLRAGLAYFAVRSGAPIVPVAVLGSSDKPGRLIKALPPLRSRVDVVFGEPFEAGDGSGRRTRKALDEATGRIQKQLAAHLENARRLTGR, encoded by the coding sequence GTGACCGAGCTGCCTTCGGCGCGGGGTGCCGAGGTCGGGCGGCGCATCGGCGTCGGCCTGATGTACGGGCTGTGGAAGCCGCGTGTGCTCGGCGCCTGGCGGGTGCCCGCGAGCGGCCCGGTGATCTTCGCGGTCAACCACTCCCACAACATCGACGGCCCGATGGTCATGGGCGTGGCGCCCCGGCCGACGCACTTCCTGATCAAGAAGGAAGCGTTCATCGGGCCGCTTGACCCCTTCCTGCTCGGCATCGGGCAGGTGAAGGTCGACCGCACCACCACCGACCGCACGGCGATCACCCAGGCGCTCGGCATCCTGGCCGAAGGCGGCGTGCTCGGCATCTTCCCGGAGGGCACCCGGGGGGAGGGCGACTTCGCCTCGCTGCGCGCCGGCCTCGCCTACTTCGCGGTGCGCAGCGGCGCTCCGATCGTCCCGGTGGCCGTGCTGGGAAGTTCCGACAAGCCCGGACGGTTGATAAAGGCGCTGCCACCGCTGCGCTCCCGCGTCGACGTCGTCTTCGGAGAGCCCTTCGAGGCGGGCGACGGCAGCGGCCGCCGGACGCGCAAGGCGCTGGACGAAGCGACCGGGCGCATCCAGAAGCAGCTCGCGGCCCACCTGGAAAACGCCAGGCGCCTCACCGGGCGCTAG
- the der gene encoding ribosome biogenesis GTPase Der, which yields MNDHIQPDGSDASEGAYEHDHGALGDAEFAEFMELAAEEGFDPEDVEGAIEAAGHGPLPVLAVVGRPNVGKSTLVNRIIGRREAVVEDKPGVTRDRVTYEAEWAGRRFKVVDTGGWEQDVLGIDASVAAQAEYAIEAADAVVFVVDAKVGATDTDEAVVRLLRKAGKPVVLCANKVDGPSGEADASYLWSLGLGEPHPVSALHGRGTGDMLDQVLEVLPEAPRETFGGGGLGGPRRIALIGRPNVGKSSLLNKVAGEERVVVNELAGTTRDPVDELIELGGVTWKFVDTAGIRKRVHLQQGADYYASLRTAAAVEKAEVAVILIDGSESISVQDQRIVTMAVEAGRAIVLAYNKWDTLDEERRYYLEREIETELGQVTWAPRVNVSARTGRHMEKLVPAIETALAGWETRVPTGRLNAFLGELVAAHPHPVRGGKQPRILFGTQAGTKPPRFVLFASGFIEAGYRRFIERRLREEFGFDGTPIHISVRVREKRGKKK from the coding sequence ATGAACGACCACATCCAGCCCGACGGCTCGGACGCGTCCGAGGGCGCGTACGAGCATGACCACGGGGCGCTCGGCGACGCCGAGTTCGCGGAGTTCATGGAGCTCGCCGCGGAGGAGGGCTTCGACCCCGAGGACGTCGAGGGCGCCATCGAGGCGGCGGGCCACGGCCCGCTGCCCGTGCTCGCCGTCGTCGGCCGCCCCAATGTCGGCAAGTCGACCCTGGTGAACCGCATCATCGGGCGCCGCGAGGCCGTCGTCGAGGATAAGCCCGGCGTCACCCGCGACCGTGTCACCTACGAGGCCGAGTGGGCCGGCCGCCGCTTCAAGGTCGTCGACACCGGCGGCTGGGAGCAGGACGTCCTCGGCATCGACGCCTCCGTGGCCGCACAGGCCGAGTACGCCATCGAGGCGGCCGACGCGGTCGTCTTCGTCGTCGACGCCAAGGTCGGCGCCACCGACACCGACGAGGCCGTCGTCCGGCTGCTGCGCAAGGCCGGCAAGCCGGTCGTGCTGTGCGCCAACAAGGTGGACGGCCCGAGCGGCGAGGCCGACGCGTCCTACCTGTGGTCGCTGGGCCTGGGGGAGCCGCACCCGGTCTCCGCGCTGCACGGCCGGGGCACCGGCGACATGCTCGACCAGGTCCTCGAAGTGCTCCCCGAGGCGCCGCGCGAGACGTTCGGCGGGGGCGGCCTCGGCGGCCCGCGCCGCATCGCCCTGATCGGCCGCCCGAACGTCGGCAAGTCCTCCCTGCTGAACAAGGTGGCGGGCGAGGAGCGCGTCGTCGTCAACGAGCTGGCGGGCACCACCCGTGACCCGGTCGACGAGCTGATCGAACTCGGCGGCGTCACCTGGAAGTTCGTCGACACGGCGGGCATCCGCAAGCGCGTCCACCTCCAGCAGGGCGCCGACTACTACGCCTCGCTGCGCACGGCGGCCGCCGTCGAGAAGGCGGAGGTCGCGGTCATCCTGATCGACGGCTCCGAGTCCATCTCGGTGCAGGACCAGCGCATCGTCACCATGGCCGTCGAGGCGGGCCGCGCGATCGTCCTCGCCTACAACAAGTGGGACACCCTCGACGAGGAGCGCCGCTACTACCTGGAGCGGGAGATCGAGACCGAGCTCGGCCAGGTGACCTGGGCGCCGCGGGTCAACGTCTCGGCGCGCACCGGACGGCACATGGAGAAGCTGGTCCCCGCGATCGAGACGGCCCTGGCCGGCTGGGAGACCCGGGTCCCGACGGGCCGGCTGAACGCCTTCCTCGGTGAGCTGGTCGCCGCCCACCCGCACCCGGTGCGGGGCGGCAAGCAGCCGCGCATCCTGTTCGGCACGCAGGCGGGCACCAAGCCGCCGCGGTTCGTGCTGTTCGCCTCCGGCTTCATCGAGGCGGGCTACCGGCGCTTCATCGAGCGCCGCCTGCGCGAGGAGTTCGGCTTCGACGGGACGCCGATCCATATCTCCGTGCGGGTGCGCGAGAAGCGCGGCAAGAAGAAGTAG
- a CDS encoding LysM peptidoglycan-binding domain-containing protein, with amino-acid sequence MSECADTTRPTARKNQVRTTAVLAGAALLAPLGLLAATGNAAAADSGVWDRIAQCESGGDWHINTGNGYYGGLQFAPSTWNAYGGTAYAPTADRASRSQQIAVATKVQRAQGWGAWPTCSARAGASGGAPAADPVTSTERAPAKPSKVPERSTEHADRGSSRGDYTVRRGDTLSGVAARHGTTWQRLYAANKAAIGGNPDVIVPGLRLEF; translated from the coding sequence ATGTCCGAATGTGCCGATACCACTCGCCCCACCGCCCGGAAGAACCAGGTTCGAACGACGGCGGTCCTCGCCGGGGCGGCACTGCTCGCGCCCCTCGGACTGCTGGCCGCGACCGGAAACGCCGCGGCGGCTGACAGCGGAGTGTGGGACCGCATCGCCCAGTGCGAGAGCGGCGGCGACTGGCACATCAACACCGGCAACGGCTACTACGGCGGACTCCAGTTCGCCCCCTCCACCTGGAACGCCTACGGCGGCACGGCCTACGCGCCCACCGCCGACCGGGCGAGCAGGTCCCAGCAGATCGCCGTCGCCACCAAGGTCCAGCGCGCCCAGGGATGGGGCGCCTGGCCGACCTGTTCGGCACGCGCCGGGGCGAGCGGCGGCGCACCCGCCGCCGACCCGGTCACCTCCACCGAGCGCGCCCCGGCGAAACCGTCGAAGGTGCCGGAGCGTTCCACGGAACACGCGGACCGCGGCTCCTCCCGCGGCGACTACACCGTCCGCCGGGGCGACACGCTGAGCGGCGTCGCAGCGCGGCACGGGACCACCTGGCAGCGCCTCTACGCCGCCAACAAGGCCGCCATCGGCGGGAATCCCGACGTGATCGTGCCCGGCCTGCGCCTCGAGTTCTGA
- a CDS encoding ATP-binding cassette domain-containing protein: protein MTTVALRHARVRYGPLEALHGVGLTAPGPGLTVLLGRNGSGRTTALRALAGTVPLSGGAVLWDGADVTRVPAYERARRGMCLVPERQAVFGSLTVRENLELAARDPAVALDAYPQLRPLLQRRAGTLSGGEQRMLALSRALLARARVVLVDEPAQGMSAAVAARTYELLGALDACVVVAEQRLPPALRGRPAIVYELRRGAVVFAGEAGELTD from the coding sequence ATGACGACCGTCGCCCTGCGCCACGCACGCGTGCGCTACGGCCCCCTGGAGGCCCTGCACGGCGTCGGCCTCACCGCCCCCGGCCCGGGTCTCACCGTGCTGCTGGGCCGCAACGGCTCCGGCCGCACCACCGCCCTGCGTGCCCTGGCCGGCACGGTGCCCCTGTCGGGCGGCGCGGTGCTGTGGGACGGCGCCGACGTGACCCGCGTGCCCGCCTACGAACGCGCCCGGCGCGGGATGTGCCTGGTGCCGGAGCGGCAGGCCGTGTTCGGCTCGCTCACCGTGCGCGAGAACCTCGAACTCGCCGCGCGGGACCCCGCCGTGGCCCTCGACGCCTACCCGCAGCTGAGGCCCCTGCTCCAGCGGCGCGCCGGCACCCTCTCCGGCGGGGAGCAGCGGATGCTCGCCCTGTCCCGGGCGCTGCTCGCCCGCGCGCGCGTGGTGCTCGTCGACGAGCCCGCCCAGGGCATGTCGGCCGCGGTGGCGGCCCGGACGTACGAGCTGCTGGGCGCGCTCGACGCGTGCGTGGTGGTCGCCGAACAGCGGCTGCCGCCCGCCCTGCGGGGGCGGCCCGCGATCGTCTACGAACTGCGCCGCGGTGCCGTCGTGTTCGCCGGGGAGGCGGGTGAGCTCACGGATTGA
- a CDS encoding ABC transporter permease subunit: protein MSSLTYDLTLAGLSVGSAAALTGIGLIVTYRATGVLNFAHGAIAMVCAYGLRQCVVEWGWPLWLGAVVTLLVLAPGLGVVLERFVFRPLAVLGGDPAQTLVASIGVFVLLVGGAALLWGQGARDDAPVLVPDEPWGQLAVVLVLAAGVAAVVRRTRFGRELRAVVDDRRLAELGGIDADRVAATGWAFGSFTAGLTGVLLAPFVRLDPYGLSLLVMEVVAVAVAARMRSLTVAVVVALGIGVAQSQLTRLHPSGWAEPLLQAVGTNLFVVALLVAALVLPGVGERDALPRTASARATTPPGAWIVVLVLFLLPLGLAGQDLHTSVQVPALAVILLSLVVVTGRGGQISLGQAAYAGLGALFTALLAAGRFPGLPALPELAALAVSVVLVAPLGLLTGWPAIHRRGLALALATFAVGVGVSRFVFAQPYATSDLSLGRPAGFDGDRAYYVLELLLLAVALLATYALRRGRTGRALAAMRDHERGAQAAGVGVPSLKLLAFVAGAALAALGGGMLGMGLRAFDAAAYDPVRGLLWFAAVVVLGADSTLGALAAAALLVGLDAGTRGGVAAALVGILAVLVGRFPGGPYEALRTAGERLRPRRAPALTAVGARARERLRPAEPEPERRAPVPSGATGVTRGAKGSGAVGRRELRDDVSGSGPRGDAGRSGRGPSGRAATRPPSDDGRPSAGGPERGPEPPDSSAVARPEATPEASGPSSATRADAPLGPSSGPRPRPAAPGGGAPPSTEPATATAPSGPLLTARRLHAHYGRFTALDGVDLDLFPGRITAVVGPNGAGKSTLFHCLAGTLRPAHGTVRLGGRDITALPAHARTRLGVARTFQQLAVFPSLTVAENVRVGAEQGRVTDPGSVERTLRLLGLDGPVRALPAAGLPTGTLRRVELARILAGSPRVLLLDEPGAGLDTAEVSALARVLKALAADGTALLVVEHDLDLVAGLADVVHVMTAGRIVASGPPGRVLGALESGAGR, encoded by the coding sequence ATGTCCTCGCTGACGTACGACCTCACCCTCGCCGGGCTCTCGGTCGGCAGCGCGGCGGCGCTGACCGGGATCGGCCTGATCGTGACGTACCGCGCGACGGGCGTGCTGAACTTCGCGCACGGCGCGATCGCGATGGTGTGCGCGTACGGGCTGCGGCAGTGCGTGGTCGAGTGGGGCTGGCCGCTGTGGCTCGGGGCGGTGGTGACGCTGCTGGTGCTGGCGCCGGGGCTGGGTGTGGTCCTGGAGCGGTTCGTGTTCCGGCCCCTGGCGGTTCTGGGCGGTGACCCGGCGCAGACGCTGGTGGCGTCCATCGGGGTGTTCGTGCTGCTGGTGGGCGGGGCGGCGCTGCTGTGGGGGCAGGGGGCGCGGGACGACGCGCCGGTGCTGGTGCCGGACGAGCCGTGGGGACAGCTGGCGGTGGTGCTGGTGCTGGCCGCCGGGGTCGCGGCGGTGGTCCGCCGGACGCGGTTCGGGCGGGAACTGCGGGCCGTGGTCGACGACCGGCGGCTCGCCGAGCTGGGCGGCATCGACGCGGACCGGGTCGCGGCCACGGGCTGGGCGTTCGGCTCGTTCACGGCCGGTCTGACGGGTGTGCTGCTGGCGCCGTTCGTGCGGCTCGACCCGTACGGTCTTTCGCTGCTCGTGATGGAGGTCGTCGCGGTCGCGGTGGCCGCGCGGATGCGGAGCCTGACCGTCGCGGTGGTGGTGGCGCTGGGCATCGGGGTGGCGCAGAGCCAGCTGACGCGGCTGCACCCCTCGGGCTGGGCCGAGCCGCTCCTCCAGGCGGTGGGCACGAACCTGTTCGTCGTCGCGCTGCTGGTCGCGGCCCTGGTCCTGCCGGGCGTCGGGGAGCGGGACGCGCTGCCCCGCACGGCCTCGGCACGCGCGACGACCCCGCCGGGTGCCTGGATCGTGGTGCTCGTGCTGTTCCTGCTGCCGCTGGGGCTCGCCGGCCAGGATCTGCACACGTCGGTCCAGGTCCCGGCGCTGGCGGTGATCCTGCTGTCCCTGGTGGTGGTCACCGGCCGCGGCGGCCAGATCTCGCTGGGGCAGGCGGCGTACGCGGGCCTGGGCGCCCTGTTCACGGCCCTGCTGGCGGCGGGCCGTTTCCCGGGGCTGCCCGCCCTGCCGGAACTGGCCGCCCTCGCGGTGTCGGTGGTCCTGGTGGCACCGCTCGGCCTGCTGACGGGCTGGCCGGCGATTCACCGCCGGGGCCTGGCGCTGGCGCTGGCCACGTTCGCGGTCGGCGTGGGGGTGAGCCGCTTCGTCTTCGCCCAGCCGTACGCCACCTCGGACCTGTCGCTGGGCCGCCCCGCGGGCTTCGACGGGGACCGCGCGTACTACGTCCTGGAGCTGCTCCTGCTGGCGGTCGCGCTGCTGGCGACGTACGCGCTGCGGCGGGGGCGGACGGGCCGGGCCCTGGCCGCCATGCGGGATCACGAGCGGGGTGCGCAGGCGGCGGGTGTCGGCGTGCCCTCCCTGAAGCTGCTGGCCTTCGTCGCGGGTGCCGCGCTGGCCGCGCTGGGCGGCGGCATGCTCGGCATGGGTCTGCGTGCGTTCGACGCCGCCGCCTACGACCCCGTGCGGGGCCTGCTGTGGTTCGCGGCGGTCGTGGTGCTGGGCGCCGACAGCACGCTCGGCGCCCTTGCCGCGGCGGCCCTCCTGGTCGGGCTGGACGCGGGCACCCGGGGCGGGGTCGCGGCGGCCCTCGTCGGCATCCTGGCGGTCCTGGTGGGCCGCTTCCCCGGCGGCCCGTACGAGGCGCTGCGCACAGCGGGGGAACGCCTGCGACCGCGCCGCGCCCCGGCCCTGACGGCGGTGGGCGCCCGGGCCCGCGAGAGGCTGCGCCCGGCGGAGCCGGAACCGGAGCGGAGGGCACCGGTACCGAGCGGGGCGACGGGCGTGACACGCGGGGCGAAGGGCTCGGGAGCGGTGGGCCGACGCGAACTCCGGGACGACGTGAGCGGATCGGGCCCACGGGGCGACGCGGGCCGTTCGGGACGCGGCCCGTCGGGCCGTGCCGCCACCCGCCCGCCGAGCGACGACGGCCGCCCGTCGGCCGGAGGGCCCGAGAGGGGCCCCGAGCCACCCGACTCCTCCGCAGTCGCCCGGCCGGAGGCAACGCCCGAGGCTTCCGGGCCCTCCTCCGCCACGCGGGCCGACGCGCCCCTCGGCCCCTCTTCCGGCCCTCGGCCGCGCCCGGCCGCGCCCGGCGGCGGCGCGCCGCCGTCCACGGAACCGGCCACCGCCACCGCCCCCTCCGGCCCTCTCCTCACCGCCCGACGCCTCCACGCGCACTACGGCCGCTTCACCGCCCTCGACGGGGTGGACCTGGACCTCTTCCCCGGCCGGATCACCGCGGTCGTGGGGCCCAACGGGGCCGGCAAGAGCACCCTGTTCCACTGTCTGGCCGGGACGCTGCGGCCCGCGCACGGGACGGTGCGGCTCGGCGGGCGGGACATCACCGCGCTGCCCGCCCACGCCCGTACCCGGCTCGGCGTCGCACGGACCTTCCAGCAACTGGCCGTCTTCCCCTCGCTGACCGTGGCGGAGAACGTCCGGGTGGGTGCCGAGCAGGGCCGGGTGACCGACCCGGGTTCCGTGGAGCGCACCCTGAGGCTGCTCGGGCTCGACGGGCCCGTGCGCGCCCTGCCCGCCGCCGGGCTGCCCACCGGGACGCTGCGCCGCGTCGAACTGGCCCGCATCCTCGCGGGCAGCCCCCGCGTCCTCCTCCTCGACGAACCCGGCGCGGGGCTGGACACCGCCGAAGTGTCCGCGCTGGCCCGGGTCCTGAAGGCCCTGGCCGCCGACGGCACGGCCCTCCTCGTCGTGGAGCACGACCTGGACCTGGTGGCCGGTCTCGCGGACGTCGTGCATGTGATGACCGCGGGCCGGATCGTCGCCTCCGGCCCACCGGGACGCGTCCTGGGCGCCCTGGAATCGGGGGCCGGCCGATGA